The following are from one region of the Fastidiosipila sp. genome:
- a CDS encoding pseudouridine-5'-phosphate glycosidase, with the protein MKELDDYLNLSDQVQRAVSEGMPVVALESTIISHGMPYPDNVKTALEVEKIIRDCGVLPATIAVLDGRLKIGLAPEEIERLGKEGLTVTKTSRRDLPFVLASRVTGATTVAGTMIAAHLAGIHFFATGGIGGVHRGGQDTLDISADLVELQKTPLAVVCSGAKSILDIGRTLEYLETGGVPVIGYGTDEMPAFYTRESGFPLAIRADNPGAVAEAFRAQRALGFPGGMVVANPIPEKAAMDSMVINEAIETALAEAEAAGITGKEVTPFLLARVVERTGGDSLKANIALVLDNARVAAAIALAYAGKSYS; encoded by the coding sequence GTGAAAGAATTAGACGACTATCTTAATCTCTCCGATCAGGTCCAAAGGGCTGTGAGTGAGGGCATGCCGGTCGTTGCCCTGGAGTCCACCATTATTTCCCATGGTATGCCTTACCCGGACAATGTCAAAACGGCACTTGAGGTGGAAAAGATAATCAGGGACTGCGGAGTCCTGCCCGCGACCATTGCGGTCCTTGACGGCAGGCTGAAGATCGGTCTGGCGCCGGAAGAGATTGAACGGCTGGGCAAGGAAGGACTTACGGTTACCAAGACATCCCGCAGGGACTTGCCTTTTGTTCTGGCATCGCGGGTTACGGGCGCGACAACGGTAGCCGGCACCATGATTGCAGCCCATTTGGCAGGCATCCACTTTTTCGCCACGGGCGGCATCGGCGGTGTTCACCGGGGCGGGCAGGACACCCTGGACATCTCCGCAGACCTGGTCGAACTTCAGAAAACACCCCTTGCCGTAGTCTGTTCAGGGGCCAAGTCCATTCTGGATATTGGCCGGACCCTGGAATATCTTGAAACGGGGGGTGTGCCTGTCATCGGCTACGGCACAGACGAGATGCCGGCTTTCTATACACGGGAAAGCGGCTTCCCCCTGGCCATCCGGGCTGACAATCCCGGCGCGGTCGCGGAGGCCTTCCGCGCCCAGCGGGCACTTGGTTTCCCCGGCGGCATGGTCGTGGCCAACCCCATTCCCGAAAAAGCGGCCATGGACAGCATGGTTATCAATGAAGCGATCGAAACGGCCCTGGCCGAGGCTGAGGCGGCCGGCATCACAGGCAAAGAGGTGACACCCTTCCTGCTGGCCCGTGTCGTGGAGCGGACCGGCGGTGACAGCCTGAAGGCCAACATCGCGCTGGTGCTGGACAATGCCCGGGTCGCTGCCGCCATTGCCCTCGCCTACGCTGGTAAAAGTTATTCATAG
- a CDS encoding imidazolonepropionase produces MAYFMMEHAAELATPCGTKAREGSEMKDLLLIPDGAVIWRDDIIVFVGTTHEAHDWIERKLQSGNQLDRLDASGRTVIPGFVDPHTHFVFGGYRDQEFNRRLQGASYMEIMEAGGGIASTNKATKEASEDQLYQSGWQRLDRMLELGITTVEGKTGYGEDTETEDKMLRVLERLDRDHPVDIVKTYMGAHALPRRFKGNTAAYIDYLIEEGLPMARGRADFCDVFTEKGVFELEDSERLLEAARAMGFKLKMHADEIVHLGGAGLAAKLGATSADHLLKASDRDLLAMRDAGVIATLLPLTAFSLKESYARGRFMIDQGLAVALGTDLNPGSCYSQSIPLMIALAAIYMDFTVEEALTAVTLNAAASIGLAESRGSLEEGKQADILILDCPNHGHLSYHFAMNLVEIVVKDGRLVRPK; encoded by the coding sequence ATGGCCTATTTCATGATGGAACACGCCGCCGAACTGGCAACTCCCTGCGGGACAAAAGCCAGGGAAGGATCTGAAATGAAAGACCTTTTGCTCATCCCGGACGGGGCGGTCATTTGGCGGGACGACATCATCGTATTTGTCGGAACCACCCATGAGGCTCACGATTGGATCGAGCGAAAGCTTCAGTCAGGGAATCAACTTGATCGCCTGGACGCTTCAGGACGAACGGTCATTCCCGGCTTTGTTGACCCCCACACCCATTTCGTCTTCGGGGGCTACCGGGACCAGGAATTCAACAGGCGGCTTCAGGGTGCTTCCTACATGGAAATCATGGAGGCCGGCGGCGGCATTGCGTCGACCAACAAGGCGACAAAAGAAGCTTCCGAAGATCAGCTTTATCAATCAGGCTGGCAGCGGCTTGACCGGATGCTGGAACTCGGCATTACAACGGTCGAAGGGAAAACAGGGTATGGGGAAGACACGGAAACCGAGGACAAGATGCTCCGTGTCTTGGAAAGGCTGGACCGCGATCACCCGGTCGATATTGTCAAAACCTACATGGGAGCGCACGCCCTGCCGCGCCGTTTTAAGGGGAATACAGCCGCTTACATTGATTACCTGATTGAGGAAGGACTCCCCATGGCCCGTGGCCGGGCAGACTTCTGTGACGTCTTCACGGAAAAAGGAGTCTTCGAGCTGGAAGACTCTGAACGCCTCCTGGAAGCTGCCAGGGCCATGGGTTTCAAACTGAAAATGCATGCGGACGAAATCGTCCACCTGGGCGGGGCCGGCCTGGCAGCAAAACTGGGGGCAACCAGCGCCGACCATCTGCTCAAGGCCTCCGACCGGGATTTGCTTGCCATGCGAGATGCCGGCGTGATCGCCACCCTGCTGCCCCTGACAGCCTTCAGTCTCAAGGAATCCTATGCCAGAGGCCGTTTCATGATCGACCAGGGGCTGGCGGTCGCCCTGGGCACCGACCTTAACCCAGGCAGCTGTTATTCGCAGTCCATTCCGCTTATGATCGCCCTGGCGGCCATCTATATGGACTTCACCGTGGAGGAAGCTTTGACGGCGGTCACCCTCAATGCCGCTGCTTCCATCGGCTTGGCAGAAAGCCGGGGGTCGCTGGAGGAGGGCAAGCAAGCAGACATCCTGATTCTGGACTGCCCCAACCACGGGCACCTGTCTTATCACTTCGCCATGAATCTGGTCGAAATTGTCGTCAAGGACGGCAGGCTGGTCAGACCCAAATAA
- a CDS encoding urocanate hydratase: MDRYETESCHHITLDGPLPPDPVFEAGIRRAPRREARLSEKERAIALKNALRYIPVQHHEIMASEFLRELDRHGKIYGYRYRPQGRLFGKPIDQYKGNCIEGKAFQVMIDNNLDFEVALYPYELITYGETGAVCQNWMQYRLIKQYLEILTDEQTLVLFSGHPVGLFHSPRSAPRVILTNGLMIGQYDNLEDYNRASSMGVSSYGQMTAGGWMYIGPQGIVHGTYNTLLNAGRQELGIPNEGNLAGRLFVSSGLGGMSGAQGKACKIAGGVAIIAEVDPSRIKTRHEQGWVDVIADSCEKAFSTAAEAMAEKEALAIAYHGNIVDLLEFAIDRMIPIELLSDQTSCHEPYTGGYCPQGLTYDERTAMLAEDPDRFREYVNRSLAAHYRAIKTLTERGTYFFDYGNSFMKAVFDSGVREISKNGENDRDGFIWPSYVEDIMGPLLFDYGYGPFRWVCLSGKDEDLRLTDQAAMSCIDPERRYQDRDNYNWIRDAEKNKLVVGTKARILYSDALGRMEIALKMNELVRQGKIGPVMIGRDHHDTGGTDSPFRETSNIYDGSNVTADMATSVFAGNAARGMSLCALHNGGGTGIGKAINGGFGCVLDGSERIDQVLRNAVLWDVMAGVARRAWARSRNAIETAEEYNRIMKGKDYLTLPYLADDQLIQKTLREG, encoded by the coding sequence ATGGACAGATACGAAACTGAATCCTGTCATCATATTACACTTGACGGCCCCTTGCCGCCCGATCCTGTTTTTGAAGCGGGCATTCGCCGCGCTCCCCGCCGCGAGGCCAGGCTTTCGGAGAAAGAGCGCGCGATTGCTCTGAAAAACGCTTTGCGCTATATCCCCGTGCAACACCACGAAATCATGGCTTCCGAATTCTTGAGGGAACTCGACCGGCACGGGAAGATCTATGGCTACCGCTACCGGCCGCAGGGGAGGCTGTTTGGCAAACCGATCGACCAGTACAAGGGAAATTGCATCGAAGGCAAGGCCTTCCAGGTCATGATCGACAACAACCTGGATTTTGAGGTGGCCCTTTATCCCTACGAGCTGATCACTTACGGAGAAACGGGCGCAGTCTGTCAAAACTGGATGCAGTACCGGCTGATCAAGCAATACCTGGAAATTCTGACCGATGAACAGACCCTGGTCCTCTTCTCAGGGCACCCCGTCGGCCTCTTCCACAGCCCGCGTTCGGCACCCCGGGTCATCCTGACCAATGGCCTCATGATCGGCCAGTACGACAACCTGGAGGACTACAACCGGGCCTCTTCCATGGGGGTATCAAGCTATGGCCAGATGACTGCCGGCGGCTGGATGTACATCGGACCGCAGGGCATCGTACATGGCACCTACAACACCCTGCTCAATGCCGGCAGGCAGGAGCTGGGCATCCCCAATGAGGGAAACCTGGCCGGCCGTCTTTTCGTCAGTTCCGGCCTGGGCGGCATGTCGGGCGCACAGGGCAAGGCCTGCAAGATCGCCGGGGGCGTCGCCATCATCGCCGAAGTTGATCCTTCGCGCATCAAGACCCGGCATGAACAGGGCTGGGTTGATGTCATTGCCGATTCCTGTGAAAAGGCCTTTTCAACCGCGGCCGAAGCCATGGCGGAAAAGGAAGCGCTGGCCATCGCCTATCACGGCAACATCGTTGACCTTCTCGAGTTCGCGATCGACCGGATGATCCCCATCGAGCTCTTGTCGGATCAGACCTCCTGTCATGAACCCTATACGGGAGGCTACTGCCCGCAGGGTCTGACCTACGACGAGCGGACCGCCATGCTGGCGGAGGATCCGGACCGTTTCAGGGAATACGTAAACCGGTCGCTGGCTGCCCATTACCGGGCTATCAAAACCCTGACTGAAAGAGGAACCTATTTCTTTGATTACGGCAACTCCTTCATGAAGGCAGTCTTCGACTCCGGCGTCCGCGAGATCTCCAAAAACGGTGAAAATGACCGTGATGGCTTCATCTGGCCTTCCTACGTGGAGGATATTATGGGCCCTCTGCTCTTTGATTATGGCTATGGCCCCTTCCGATGGGTGTGTCTTTCAGGCAAAGATGAAGATCTTCGTTTGACGGATCAGGCTGCCATGTCCTGCATCGATCCCGAAAGGCGCTATCAGGACCGCGATAACTACAACTGGATCCGGGACGCGGAAAAGAACAAGCTGGTGGTCGGCACCAAAGCCAGGATTTTGTACAGTGATGCCCTGGGACGGATGGAAATCGCCCTCAAGATGAATGAACTTGTGAGGCAGGGGAAAATCGGCCCAGTCATGATCGGCCGCGATCACCACGACACGGGCGGCACGGATTCGCCCTTCCGGGAGACCTCCAACATATATGACGGCAGTAATGTGACCGCCGATATGGCAACTTCGGTCTTCGCAGGCAACGCAGCGCGCGGCATGAGCCTTTGTGCCCTCCATAACGGAGGAGGGACCGGGATTGGCAAGGCCATCAACGGCGGTTTCGGCTGCGTCCTGGACGGATCCGAACGCATCGACCAGGTGCTTCGCAATGCCGTGCTCTGGGATGTCATGGCCGGCGTTGCCCGGCGCGCCTGGGCGCGAAGCCGGAATGCCATTGAAACTGCAGAAGAATACAACCGGATCATGAAAGGCAAAGATTACCTGACCCTGCCCTACCTGGCAGATGACCAGCTGATCCAAAAAACACTCAGGGAAGGATAA
- the ftcD gene encoding glutamate formimidoyltransferase, which produces MTEGRKILECVPNFSEGRNEESIERIVAPLKARPGVRLVNYEGDRDYNRLVVTVLGDPQAVKEAILDAVGIATELIDLNHHQGEHLRMGATDVVPLIPIRNMTVGETVELSRELGRAINERYGIPVFLYEDSASSPDRVNLANIRRGQFEGMAEKLLLPEWEPDFGQRKIHPTAGVTAVGARFPLIAYNIDLGTDKLEIANRIARAIRQSGGGFQFIKAGGVELKEKGIVQVTMNITDYRKNPIYRVFETVRMEAARYGVPVIGSEIIGLAPLDALTGSLEHYLGLHGFDDTKIIEHWLMDD; this is translated from the coding sequence ATGACTGAAGGCAGAAAAATCCTTGAATGTGTCCCCAATTTCAGTGAGGGAAGAAATGAAGAATCAATCGAGCGGATTGTCGCCCCCCTCAAGGCCCGGCCGGGTGTCCGGCTGGTCAACTATGAAGGAGATCGCGATTACAACCGGCTGGTGGTAACCGTTCTGGGTGACCCGCAAGCTGTAAAGGAAGCCATACTGGATGCGGTCGGAATTGCCACCGAATTGATTGACCTTAACCATCACCAGGGTGAACACCTCCGGATGGGCGCGACCGATGTAGTCCCGCTGATCCCCATCCGCAATATGACCGTCGGGGAAACAGTGGAACTGTCCAGGGAATTGGGCCGCGCCATCAATGAACGCTACGGAATCCCCGTTTTTCTCTATGAAGATTCAGCCTCTTCGCCCGACAGGGTCAACCTGGCCAATATCCGGCGGGGCCAATTTGAGGGTATGGCCGAAAAACTGTTGCTCCCTGAATGGGAGCCCGACTTCGGTCAACGGAAAATTCATCCAACGGCCGGGGTAACAGCTGTCGGGGCACGCTTCCCGCTCATCGCCTATAACATTGACCTGGGAACGGACAAGCTTGAAATTGCCAACCGGATCGCCCGCGCCATCCGCCAGTCTGGCGGCGGCTTTCAATTCATCAAGGCGGGCGGAGTCGAACTCAAGGAAAAGGGAATCGTTCAAGTCACCATGAATATCACCGACTACCGCAAAAATCCCATCTACCGCGTCTTTGAGACCGTCCGCATGGAAGCGGCCCGCTACGGTGTTCCCGTCATCGGAAGCGAGATCATCGGCCTGGCCCCCCTGGACGCCTTGACGGGCTCACTGGAGCATTATCTGGGCCTCCATGGCTTCGACGACACCAAGATCATCGAGCACTGGCTGATGGACGATTAG
- a CDS encoding MarR family transcriptional regulator — protein MERYQGEALPWLIAGGINLDILARPSAAFRFRDSNPGIITERPGGVGFNMARNLTGIGSRVLFLTVLGDDRAGTVLAGRAAEAGVDLSAAIIKEGERSSRYLAVHDDEGDMAVAVNDMALFDSLTADDVTSWTRLGSPEQCCGAILDPNLPAPILASLASSFTVPLFADAVSTAKMDRLTGILPRLHGLKVNRLEAGHLTGVRVASIADAVRAVRRIAGMGISRVCLSLGIDGALFSHGPDLVLARPGRILHDGNATGAGDAMAAIFAWSANRTGSLQEVARYSVAAATLSVESDEAVNPSLSSELLSERAEEVIIEVIK, from the coding sequence ATGGAGAGGTATCAGGGAGAAGCCCTTCCCTGGCTTATCGCCGGCGGCATCAATCTGGATATCCTGGCCAGGCCATCGGCTGCTTTCCGCTTTCGTGACTCCAACCCCGGCATCATCACTGAGCGGCCTGGCGGTGTTGGTTTCAACATGGCCCGCAATCTGACCGGCATCGGCAGCCGTGTGCTCTTTCTTACCGTCCTGGGTGATGACAGGGCTGGAACTGTCCTGGCCGGCCGGGCGGCGGAGGCCGGTGTAGATCTCTCCGCGGCCATCATCAAAGAAGGGGAGAGAAGTTCCCGTTACCTGGCCGTTCATGATGATGAGGGTGACATGGCCGTCGCTGTCAATGACATGGCCCTCTTTGACTCCCTGACAGCCGATGACGTCACATCCTGGACCAGGCTTGGCAGCCCGGAGCAATGCTGCGGCGCCATCCTTGACCCCAATCTGCCTGCTCCCATACTGGCATCGCTGGCCTCTTCCTTTACGGTTCCTCTCTTCGCCGACGCCGTCTCAACCGCCAAGATGGACAGGCTGACCGGTATTCTTCCCCGCCTCCATGGTCTCAAGGTCAACCGGCTGGAAGCGGGGCATCTGACGGGAGTCAGGGTCGCGTCAATCGCCGACGCTGTCCGGGCCGTCAGACGGATAGCGGGGATGGGTATCAGCCGTGTCTGCCTTTCACTTGGGATTGACGGCGCTCTTTTTTCCCATGGCCCCGACCTGGTCCTTGCACGTCCCGGCAGGATCCTCCATGATGGAAACGCGACGGGTGCGGGAGATGCCATGGCTGCCATCTTTGCCTGGTCGGCCAATCGGACCGGAAGTCTCCAGGAGGTAGCCCGTTACAGTGTTGCGGCAGCTACCCTGTCGGTCGAGTCGGATGAGGCGGTCAACCCGTCGCTTTCATCCGAGCTTCTGTCCGAGAGGGCGGAAGAAGTGATCATTGAGGTAATCAAGTGA
- the udp gene encoding uridine phosphorylase yields the protein MEKLYHIQLDDSHGAQYAILPGDPGRVEKIAGLLDQPRFLGINREYTSWLGSLEDEPVLVMSTGMGGPSTAIGVEELYMTGVRYFVRVGTCGGMSLEVMGGDLVIATGAIRMEGTSREYLPIEFPAVADFELTGCLADAAKAGGYRYHTGVVQCKDSFYGQHSPERMPVSYELENKWQAWLKGGTLASEMESAALYIVCQSLGAKAACILNTIWNQERRALGMDDTESHDTMRGIRVAVEAIRRHIQINRE from the coding sequence ATGGAAAAACTTTATCACATTCAGCTTGACGATTCCCATGGCGCCCAATACGCTATCCTGCCCGGCGATCCAGGCCGTGTCGAAAAGATCGCCGGCCTTCTGGATCAACCGCGCTTTCTGGGTATCAACCGCGAATACACCAGCTGGCTTGGAAGCCTTGAAGATGAGCCTGTCCTGGTCATGTCAACCGGCATGGGGGGGCCTTCCACAGCCATCGGTGTTGAAGAACTCTACATGACCGGCGTCCGCTATTTTGTCCGGGTGGGAACCTGCGGCGGCATGAGCCTGGAGGTCATGGGCGGAGACCTGGTCATTGCTACGGGTGCCATCCGGATGGAAGGCACCTCGCGTGAATACCTGCCCATTGAATTTCCCGCTGTCGCCGATTTCGAACTGACCGGCTGTCTGGCGGATGCCGCCAAAGCAGGAGGCTATCGCTACCATACCGGTGTGGTCCAATGCAAGGATTCCTTTTACGGCCAACATTCACCGGAGCGTATGCCCGTCAGCTATGAACTGGAAAACAAATGGCAGGCCTGGCTGAAGGGCGGCACTCTGGCCTCCGAGATGGAAAGCGCAGCCCTCTACATTGTCTGCCAGTCACTGGGGGCAAAAGCGGCCTGCATCCTCAATACCATCTGGAATCAGGAGAGGCGTGCCCTGGGGATGGATGACACCGAAAGCCACGATACCATGCGGGGCATCCGGGTCGCGGTCGAGGCCATCCGGCGCCACATACAAATAAACAGGGAATAG
- a CDS encoding ROK family protein, translated as MSWSIGIDLGGTNIAVGLVDDSHRIADRETVKTKVPRPAESLAESMALCIDNLLARRKLKLSDLSAIGLGLPGLVDGETGLMIEAPNLYLDHIDFISLLKQHFPQTVIKTGNDGDCAAWGEYLAGEASSFESALLLTLGTGLGGGFVYKGKIFRGATGLGIEPGHSAIMAENGPLCTCGRRGCLEMFISIRGLNRLLQESLLEAGETPLRRLIRQDRPSENVKIFFDIVRTGDPAALRVLNRYAAYLAAGIRTLTVLYRPHIILLGGGISRAGDLLLEPLRNLLEPEKPDDFILSLPPVLISRLGNDAGIIGAAMLHKEGSVPR; from the coding sequence ATGAGTTGGTCTATTGGCATTGACTTGGGCGGAACCAACATAGCGGTCGGTCTGGTTGACGACAGTCACAGGATAGCCGATCGTGAGACTGTCAAGACGAAAGTGCCAAGGCCTGCTGAATCCCTGGCGGAAAGCATGGCCCTTTGCATTGACAATCTTCTCGCCCGCAGGAAGCTCAAGCTGTCCGATCTCAGCGCCATCGGACTTGGCCTGCCCGGTCTTGTTGACGGGGAAACGGGTTTGATGATTGAAGCCCCCAATTTGTACCTGGATCACATCGACTTCATTTCCCTCCTTAAGCAGCACTTTCCCCAAACCGTGATCAAAACAGGCAACGACGGGGACTGCGCCGCGTGGGGAGAGTATTTGGCCGGCGAGGCGAGTTCCTTTGAAAGTGCCCTGCTTCTTACGCTGGGCACGGGGCTGGGGGGAGGCTTTGTTTATAAGGGCAAGATATTCCGTGGCGCGACCGGCTTGGGGATCGAGCCCGGACATTCTGCGATTATGGCGGAGAACGGGCCCTTGTGCACTTGCGGCAGAAGAGGATGCCTCGAGATGTTCATTTCAATCCGGGGTCTGAATCGCCTTCTCCAGGAAAGTCTGCTCGAAGCGGGTGAGACACCTTTGCGCCGGCTGATTCGGCAGGACAGGCCCTCGGAGAACGTGAAAATATTTTTCGATATTGTCCGGACGGGCGACCCTGCCGCTTTGCGGGTTCTGAACCGTTATGCTGCCTACCTGGCTGCGGGCATACGGACGCTGACGGTACTCTACCGTCCCCACATCATCCTCCTGGGCGGCGGCATCAGCCGTGCGGGGGATTTGCTTCTGGAGCCGCTTCGCAATCTCCTTGAGCCCGAAAAACCGGACGATTTTATCCTTTCGCTGCCCCCCGTATTGATCAGCCGGCTGGGCAACGATGCAGGCATCATCGGTGCTGCCATGCTCCATAAGGAGGGTTCAGTTCCTCGATGA
- a CDS encoding pyridoxal phosphate-dependent aminotransferase encodes MDFSEILDRRHTGSMKWDNNPGPLDPEKSLIPLSVADMEFRSPRPIRNRLKELAETGIWGYTGPRPDYFEALDRWYRIRHDFPLDPAWVVPTVGVVQAVYAAVRAFSKAGDKVLIQTPVYHPFYRAIEMNGRRLLTSPLLIRKGRYEIDLDDLETKMKEASLFILCSPHNPVGRVWNRAELDDMARLAARHRVFVISDEIHCDFTFGTKHTVFSQVARSHNCRHLLAFSASKTFSLAGLGLASIILEDEDDRDLYECRVRTDGINSHSSFGYAAAEAAYTLCDDWYFAMLDYVYGNYQLLKDFTVKKMPKVHLFDLEGTYLAWLDFRPVCPDHEKLEAALVGAGLYFNQGSMFGQDGRAFERINLACPRKILLAALERLERVYDRLVAEL; translated from the coding sequence GTGGACTTTTCTGAAATTCTGGACCGCAGGCATACAGGCTCCATGAAATGGGACAATAACCCTGGCCCGCTGGACCCTGAAAAATCCCTGATCCCCCTGTCGGTGGCCGACATGGAATTTCGCAGCCCCCGGCCCATCAGGAATCGCCTGAAAGAGCTTGCTGAAACAGGTATATGGGGCTACACGGGCCCCCGGCCCGACTATTTTGAGGCCTTGGACCGCTGGTACCGGATCCGCCATGATTTCCCCCTTGACCCCGCTTGGGTAGTGCCAACGGTCGGGGTCGTCCAGGCCGTCTATGCCGCTGTCAGAGCTTTTTCCAAAGCCGGTGACAAGGTCCTGATCCAGACCCCTGTCTACCACCCCTTTTACCGGGCCATTGAGATGAACGGCCGCCGCCTCCTGACCTCCCCCCTCCTGATCCGGAAAGGCCGTTACGAGATTGACTTGGACGACCTGGAAACCAAGATGAAAGAGGCCTCCCTCTTCATCCTATGCTCTCCCCACAATCCGGTGGGCCGGGTTTGGAATCGGGCAGAGCTGGATGATATGGCCCGCCTTGCAGCACGCCATCGTGTCTTTGTCATCTCAGATGAGATCCACTGTGATTTTACTTTCGGAACCAAGCATACCGTCTTCAGCCAAGTGGCCCGATCCCATAACTGCCGCCATCTCCTGGCTTTCTCCGCCTCCAAGACTTTCTCCCTTGCTGGCCTTGGCCTGGCCAGCATCATCCTGGAAGATGAGGACGACCGGGATCTTTACGAGTGCCGGGTCCGGACAGACGGAATCAATTCCCACTCCTCTTTCGGCTACGCCGCTGCTGAGGCCGCCTATACCCTCTGCGATGACTGGTATTTTGCCATGCTGGACTATGTCTACGGCAACTACCAGCTCCTCAAGGATTTCACGGTCAAAAAGATGCCCAAGGTTCATCTTTTCGATCTGGAGGGAACCTACCTGGCCTGGCTGGATTTCCGGCCGGTCTGCCCTGACCACGAAAAACTGGAGGCGGCTTTGGTCGGGGCCGGTCTCTACTTCAACCAGGGTTCCATGTTCGGTCAGGATGGCCGGGCTTTTGAACGGATCAACCTGGCCTGTCCCCGCAAGATCCTTCTGGCCGCCCTGGAACGCCTGGAGAGAGTCTATGACCGCCTGGTGGCAGAACTTTAG
- a CDS encoding XdhC/CoxI family protein → MLVGPTGRLAGTVGGGAVELHSLSIAQEAIRDRRSDIHHFFLTKNQIEDIGMICGGNATVHYLFLKGSDQELLRIVKAARQAIKRRQPSWLLTDISEKGPLGLALFTAPEGANPADPDFSMKGCQFTGFPEEDACTRALLAEPHLLCQRGRTFELCGHRFYVEELVVPGVVYIFGGGHVGQALAPVLSKVHFAVVVLDDREEFTDPALFPGAYDVRLCDLKDIGQSVTIGPEDYVCIMTRGHSNDLDVEDQVLATPARYIGVIGSRHKTQTIDRLLMERGHTKEALERAVTPIGLDIGGETPEEIAISIAAQMIAVRAGKLEARRKL, encoded by the coding sequence ATGCTTGTGGGCCCGACAGGCCGCCTTGCGGGCACTGTGGGCGGCGGCGCTGTTGAACTTCACTCCCTGTCCATTGCACAGGAAGCCATCCGTGACCGGCGTTCCGATATCCATCACTTCTTTTTGACCAAGAATCAGATTGAGGACATTGGCATGATCTGCGGCGGCAATGCGACCGTCCACTATCTCTTCCTTAAGGGCAGCGATCAGGAGCTTCTGCGCATCGTAAAGGCCGCCCGTCAAGCCATCAAAAGGCGCCAGCCAAGTTGGCTGCTGACCGATATCAGCGAAAAGGGCCCGTTGGGGCTGGCCCTTTTCACAGCGCCGGAGGGCGCCAATCCGGCTGACCCCGACTTTTCCATGAAGGGTTGTCAGTTTACGGGTTTTCCCGAAGAGGACGCCTGTACCAGGGCTTTACTGGCCGAACCCCATCTGCTCTGCCAGCGGGGGCGAACCTTTGAGCTTTGCGGTCACCGGTTTTACGTCGAAGAACTGGTGGTGCCCGGTGTCGTCTACATTTTCGGAGGCGGTCACGTCGGCCAGGCCCTGGCGCCTGTTCTGTCCAAGGTGCACTTTGCGGTCGTTGTCCTCGATGATCGTGAGGAGTTCACCGATCCCGCCCTTTTTCCGGGCGCTTATGATGTCAGACTCTGCGATTTGAAGGATATCGGCCAATCAGTCACCATCGGCCCGGAAGACTATGTCTGCATCATGACCCGCGGCCACAGCAATGATCTGGACGTCGAGGACCAGGTCCTTGCAACGCCGGCGCGCTACATCGGGGTCATCGGCAGCCGTCACAAAACACAGACGATCGACAGGCTACTCATGGAACGCGGACATACCAAAGAAGCGCTTGAACGTGCGGTCACGCCCATCGGCCTTGACATTGGCGGCGAGACACCGGAGGAGATCGCCATCAGCATCGCGGCCCAGATGATTGCCGTGCGGGCCGGAAAACTGGAAGCCAGAAGAAAGCTTTGA